One part of the Actinotignum schaalii genome encodes these proteins:
- a CDS encoding Cof-type HAD-IIB family hydrolase yields the protein MAIHVDLEAELPAELLTIDALALDLDGTLARNDKHVSDATIAALARLHATGVAIIVATGRVYPATVGIYERANIDGPLIAASGAMAVASVREYAHGAAGAASYEPMDDALYARILDFCRTHELQLVIFGRDHLFAKEDGEAVRVLAERNEGEQPIVADLEALPREDRLKAALFANDAEYERIRADLAAEFPNAARSYDGTIEVTSPATDKWVALRTILEGLGVPVARTAGIGDSANDLPWLREVGVAICPSNSVAAVKDISAYEIGSNDEDAVAALCNRIAEVREGR from the coding sequence ATGGCTATTCATGTGGACCTGGAAGCTGAGCTTCCCGCAGAACTTCTCACCATTGACGCGCTGGCCCTCGATTTGGACGGCACCCTGGCGCGCAATGACAAACACGTTTCCGATGCCACGATTGCGGCGCTGGCCCGGTTGCACGCCACCGGCGTCGCGATTATTGTGGCGACCGGCCGGGTATACCCGGCTACCGTCGGGATTTACGAGCGTGCCAATATTGACGGCCCGCTCATCGCGGCGAGCGGCGCGATGGCGGTGGCATCCGTGCGGGAATACGCGCATGGAGCGGCGGGCGCGGCGTCGTACGAACCCATGGACGACGCCCTCTACGCGCGCATCCTCGACTTTTGCCGCACGCACGAACTTCAGCTGGTTATTTTCGGGCGCGACCATCTTTTCGCGAAGGAAGACGGCGAAGCGGTGCGGGTGCTAGCCGAACGCAACGAAGGTGAGCAGCCCATCGTGGCGGACCTGGAGGCGCTGCCGCGCGAGGACCGCCTCAAGGCCGCGCTGTTCGCAAACGACGCCGAATACGAGCGCATCCGCGCCGACCTCGCGGCGGAGTTCCCCAACGCGGCGCGCTCCTATGACGGCACCATCGAAGTGACCAGCCCGGCCACCGATAAATGGGTGGCGCTGCGCACCATCCTCGAGGGGCTGGGCGTTCCGGTGGCGCGCACCGCCGGCATCGGTGATTCCGCCAATGACCTGCCCTGGCTGCGCGAAGTGGGCGTGGCGATCTGCCCGTCCAATTCGGTGGCGGCCGTCAAGGACATTTCCGCCTACGAGATCGGCTCCAATGATGAAGACGCCGTCGCCGCGCTGTGCAACCGGATCGCGGAGGTGAGGGAGGGGCGCTGA
- a CDS encoding sugar O-acetyltransferase, with product MLETPRNPRHIARTRIARPHVAELPERSRCPIPGEETDVQWRRMVEGRLYRWGPTQARVRERAIALLEEFNADAAWGSPRASHILRELLGGFGAGAQIVRPFTCDYGVNISLGEGSFINTGAVILDLCPVRIGAGVLIAPHVTISCASHPIDPALRATRLEYGRPITIENNVWIGMGASIAGGVTIGENSVVGAGAVVVRDVPPGSVVGGVPARVLRSINSDDAAFAAALLADYRAEVGEEPLSE from the coding sequence ATGCTAGAAACTCCCCGAAACCCGCGCCATATCGCCCGCACGCGCATTGCCCGCCCGCACGTCGCCGAGCTGCCCGAACGCTCCCGCTGCCCGATCCCGGGCGAAGAAACCGACGTGCAATGGCGGCGCATGGTGGAAGGTCGGCTCTACCGCTGGGGGCCAACGCAAGCCCGGGTGCGCGAACGCGCCATCGCGCTACTGGAAGAATTCAACGCCGACGCCGCCTGGGGCAGCCCGCGCGCGAGCCACATCCTGCGCGAACTCCTCGGCGGTTTCGGGGCCGGCGCGCAGATCGTGCGCCCGTTCACCTGCGATTACGGCGTAAATATCAGCCTGGGGGAGGGCTCCTTTATTAATACCGGCGCGGTGATTCTGGACCTGTGCCCGGTGCGCATCGGCGCCGGGGTGCTCATCGCCCCGCACGTCACCATCTCCTGCGCCTCGCACCCCATCGACCCAGCTCTGCGCGCCACGCGCCTCGAATACGGCCGCCCCATCACCATCGAAAATAACGTCTGGATCGGCATGGGCGCGTCCATCGCCGGCGGCGTGACCATCGGCGAAAATTCCGTGGTGGGCGCCGGCGCCGTGGTTGTGCGCGACGTCCCGCCGGGCAGCGTGGTCGGCGGGGTTCCGGCCCGCGTGCTCCGTTCCATTAATTCCGACGACGCCGCCTTCGCGGCAGCGCTCCTCGCCGACTACCGAGCGGAGGTGGGCGAGGAGCCGCTTTCGGAGTAG
- the mmsB gene encoding multiple monosaccharide ABC transporter permease, with amino-acid sequence MSEKPEVTTGAAGAGGARAAGTETATGTETAAARAVPAVRAPKKSEDPATANRAGAKLGGINLRQYGILLALVIIILLFQVLTKGLLLAPNNVASLIQQNAYVLILTIGMTIVIIARHIDLSVGSVVAFVGGVVALMMDSMGWSWPVAVVAGLLIGALIGCWQGFWVAYVGIPAFIVTLGGMLIFRGLAIVLVERTISGLPGGFVSIANGSLPNWLGFFTPSFLRDCDVLTLLIGLLAVAGMLVSALRKRRARARGGAPLESAASFWIRNLILAVGIMAVAYVLSLSAGGTPIVLVIIGVLVMIYAFVMNRTVFGRHVYAVGGNLEAAKLSGVNTKRVDFLVFVNMGVLSALAGIVTTSRAGAAVATAGNGYELDAIAAAFIGGVAVTGGRGRLSGAIIGAFIMGVLNMGLSILNVDSAWQQSIKGLVVILAVAFDMVANRKK; translated from the coding sequence ATGAGCGAGAAACCTGAGGTAACCACGGGCGCGGCTGGTGCGGGCGGCGCGAGGGCCGCCGGCACCGAAACCGCAACCGGCACCGAAACCGCCGCGGCACGCGCTGTTCCCGCGGTGCGCGCGCCCAAGAAATCCGAGGATCCGGCCACCGCCAACCGCGCCGGCGCGAAACTGGGTGGCATTAACCTGCGCCAGTACGGCATCCTGCTGGCCCTCGTCATTATTATTCTGCTGTTCCAGGTCCTCACGAAGGGCCTGCTCCTCGCCCCGAATAACGTGGCTTCCCTCATCCAGCAGAACGCCTACGTGCTTATTTTGACCATCGGCATGACGATCGTCATTATTGCCCGGCATATTGACCTCTCAGTCGGCTCGGTGGTGGCTTTCGTGGGCGGCGTTGTGGCACTCATGATGGATTCCATGGGCTGGTCCTGGCCGGTCGCGGTGGTGGCCGGACTCCTTATCGGCGCTCTTATCGGCTGCTGGCAGGGCTTCTGGGTTGCCTACGTGGGCATCCCCGCCTTCATCGTCACGCTGGGCGGCATGCTCATCTTCCGCGGCCTGGCCATTGTGCTGGTGGAACGCACCATTTCCGGCCTGCCCGGCGGCTTCGTTTCCATCGCGAACGGCTCGCTGCCGAATTGGCTCGGCTTCTTCACCCCGAGTTTCCTGCGTGATTGCGATGTGCTCACCCTCCTTATCGGCCTGCTGGCCGTGGCGGGCATGCTGGTCAGCGCGCTGCGTAAGCGCCGGGCCCGCGCCCGCGGGGGAGCACCGCTCGAATCCGCGGCGAGCTTCTGGATCCGCAACCTCATCCTCGCGGTCGGCATTATGGCGGTGGCCTACGTGCTCTCGCTTTCGGCCGGCGGCACCCCGATTGTGCTCGTTATTATCGGCGTGCTCGTGATGATCTACGCCTTCGTCATGAACCGCACCGTTTTCGGCCGGCACGTCTACGCCGTGGGCGGCAACCTGGAAGCCGCGAAGCTCTCCGGTGTCAATACCAAGCGGGTGGATTTCCTCGTCTTCGTCAATATGGGTGTGCTGTCCGCGCTCGCGGGGATTGTGACGACGTCGCGTGCGGGTGCGGCCGTGGCCACGGCCGGAAACGGCTACGAACTGGATGCCATCGCCGCGGCCTTCATTGGCGGGGTGGCGGTGACCGGTGGGCGCGGCCGGCTTTCCGGGGCTATTATCGGTGCCTTTATTATGGGCGTGCTCAATATGGGTCTGTCGATTCTCAACGTCGATTCCGCCTGGCAGCAGTCCATTAAGGGCCTCGTGGTTATTCTTGCCGTCGCTTTCGATATGGTTGCTAACCGCAAGAAATAA
- the mmsA gene encoding multiple monosaccharide ABC transporter ATP-binding protein, translating into MYSDENILEMRGIVKDFSGVRALDDVTLNVKRGEIHAICGENGAGKSTLMKVLSGVWPHGTYEGEIIYDHEPVKFSTIKDSERSGIVIIHQELALSPFLSVAENIFLGSEITRFGAIDWNKTNDRAAILLAKVGLDVDPTTEVVDLGVGKQQLVEIAKALSKNVKLLILDEPTAALNDDDSEHLLNLMRQLQAQGVSQIIISHKLNEIAEIADNVTIIRDGHAVGTWPMKGEGAISEAEIIRHMVGRELTNRYPEHTPNVGEMLLEVEGWTAYHPLDTGRKVVDDAAINVRAGEIVGIAGLMGAGRTELAMSLFGHSYGTKISGTVRMHGKEVDTSTVGKAIKAGIAYVPEDRKSLGLNLIQDVQLNVTSAALRKLVRGGVIDEHEETRVVDGYRKSMRIKTSSNRALVSSLSGGNQQKVVLSKWMYTDPELLILDEPTRGIDVGAKYEIYQIINELADQGKGVLVISSELPELLGICDRIYTLNAGKVTGCFAREDASQEKLMSYMAGERKEGQVA; encoded by the coding sequence ATGTATTCAGACGAAAATATTTTGGAGATGCGCGGGATCGTCAAGGACTTTTCCGGCGTGCGCGCTCTCGACGACGTAACCCTCAATGTCAAACGCGGGGAAATCCACGCGATATGCGGGGAGAACGGCGCCGGGAAATCCACCCTTATGAAGGTGCTTTCCGGCGTGTGGCCGCACGGCACTTACGAGGGCGAGATTATTTACGATCACGAACCGGTCAAGTTCTCCACCATTAAGGACTCGGAGCGGTCCGGAATCGTTATTATTCACCAGGAGCTGGCGCTTTCGCCCTTCCTCTCGGTGGCGGAAAATATTTTCCTCGGTTCCGAAATTACCCGCTTCGGGGCTATCGACTGGAATAAGACGAATGATCGCGCCGCGATCCTGCTGGCCAAAGTGGGCCTCGACGTCGACCCCACCACGGAAGTGGTGGACCTGGGCGTAGGCAAACAGCAGCTGGTGGAAATCGCGAAGGCGCTATCCAAGAACGTCAAGCTCCTCATTCTTGACGAGCCCACCGCGGCCCTCAATGATGACGATTCTGAACACCTGCTCAACCTCATGCGCCAGCTCCAGGCGCAGGGCGTTTCCCAGATCATTATTTCCCATAAGCTCAACGAGATCGCTGAGATCGCCGATAATGTCACCATTATTCGCGACGGTCACGCGGTGGGCACCTGGCCGATGAAGGGTGAGGGTGCCATTAGCGAAGCGGAAATTATTCGCCATATGGTGGGCCGTGAGCTCACCAACCGCTACCCGGAGCACACCCCGAACGTGGGGGAGATGCTCCTGGAGGTGGAAGGCTGGACCGCCTACCATCCCCTCGATACCGGGCGGAAAGTGGTGGACGACGCCGCGATTAACGTGCGGGCCGGGGAAATTGTGGGTATCGCCGGGCTTATGGGGGCCGGGCGTACCGAGCTGGCCATGAGCCTCTTCGGGCATTCCTACGGAACAAAGATCTCCGGGACGGTGCGGATGCACGGCAAGGAGGTGGATACCTCCACCGTGGGCAAGGCCATTAAGGCAGGTATTGCCTACGTTCCCGAAGATCGCAAGAGCTTGGGGCTCAACCTCATCCAGGATGTGCAACTTAATGTCACCTCCGCTGCGCTGCGCAAACTCGTGCGCGGCGGGGTGATCGACGAGCATGAAGAAACCAGGGTGGTGGATGGCTACCGGAAGTCGATGCGGATTAAAACCTCCTCGAACCGGGCGCTGGTCTCCTCGCTTTCGGGTGGAAACCAGCAGAAGGTGGTGCTCTCCAAGTGGATGTACACCGATCCGGAGCTCCTCATTTTGGACGAACCGACGCGCGGCATCGACGTCGGCGCGAAATACGAAATCTACCAAATCATTAACGAACTAGCGGACCAGGGCAAGGGTGTTCTGGTGATTTCCTCCGAGCTTCCCGAATTGCTGGGAATCTGCGACCGCATTTACACACTCAACGCCGGAAAAGTCACGGGCTGCTTCGCGCGCGAAGACGCGAGCCAGGAAAAGCTCATGAGCTACATGGCCGGTGAACGCAAGGAAGGACAGGTAGCATGA
- the chvE gene encoding multiple monosaccharide ABC transporter substrate-binding protein has translation MKISLKKIAAMITGMFLVLATAAGCSATRSDEYYGRSGGGTIGISMPSKSLERWSRDGDYLQKQLQDMGYKTSMQYADNKVEQQISQIQNMINEGPAVIIVASIDGSALAPVLAQAKQAGIKIIAYDRLIRDTDAVSYYVTFDNYRVGQMQGEYIVKELGLDQGKGPFNFEPFSGSPDDNNARYFFEGAWDQLKPYLDKGQLVVPSGKAPANVADWQSIGIQAWMAPTAQAEMETRLNSFYRGGTRVDAVLAPNDALALGITQALDADGYTQDTWPVLTGQDADQANVTNIVKGRQSMTVWKDTRKLADQAALMVDQIVKGEEVTVNDTETYENGMMVVPTYLLEPVVINAENAREKLVDSGYYSAAEIGLE, from the coding sequence GTGAAGATTTCCCTGAAGAAAATAGCCGCGATGATCACGGGGATGTTCCTCGTGCTCGCCACCGCAGCCGGGTGCTCCGCCACGCGAAGCGATGAGTACTACGGTCGCAGCGGTGGTGGCACCATCGGCATTTCCATGCCCTCCAAGTCCCTGGAACGCTGGTCGCGTGACGGTGACTACCTGCAAAAGCAATTGCAGGATATGGGATATAAAACCTCGATGCAGTACGCCGATAACAAGGTGGAACAGCAGATCTCCCAAATCCAAAATATGATTAACGAAGGCCCGGCGGTCATTATTGTGGCCTCGATTGACGGTTCGGCCCTCGCGCCGGTGCTCGCCCAGGCCAAGCAGGCCGGTATCAAGATCATCGCTTATGACCGCCTTATTCGCGATACCGATGCGGTGTCCTACTACGTGACTTTTGATAATTACCGCGTGGGGCAGATGCAGGGCGAATATATCGTCAAGGAACTCGGCCTGGATCAGGGCAAGGGTCCCTTCAATTTCGAGCCTTTCTCCGGTTCGCCGGACGATAATAACGCGCGTTACTTCTTCGAAGGTGCCTGGGATCAGCTCAAGCCCTACCTCGATAAGGGCCAGCTCGTGGTGCCCTCGGGGAAGGCCCCCGCGAATGTAGCCGATTGGCAGTCCATCGGTATCCAGGCGTGGATGGCGCCCACCGCGCAGGCCGAAATGGAAACGCGCCTCAACTCCTTCTACCGCGGTGGCACCCGCGTGGATGCGGTGCTCGCCCCCAATGATGCGCTGGCGCTGGGTATCACCCAGGCCCTCGACGCGGACGGGTACACCCAGGACACCTGGCCGGTTCTCACCGGGCAGGACGCGGATCAGGCCAATGTTACGAATATCGTCAAGGGCCGCCAGTCCATGACCGTGTGGAAGGATACCCGCAAGCTCGCCGACCAGGCCGCCCTCATGGTGGACCAGATCGTCAAGGGCGAAGAGGTGACCGTCAATGACACCGAAACCTATGAGAACGGCATGATGGTTGTTCCCACCTACCTGCTCGAACCGGTGGTTATTAACGCGGAGAACGCGCGCGAAAAGCTGGTGGATTCCGGATACTACTCGGCTGCCGAGATCGGCCTCGAGTAG
- the xylA gene encoding xylose isomerase has protein sequence MRKPTKEDKFSFGLWTVGWTGTDPFGGDSRPALDPWVYTEKLAELGAWGITFHDNDVFAFDASDAERAERVGKVKEAADANGLTIEMVTTNTFSHPIFKDGGFTNNDRSIRRFGLQKILRNVDLAAEVGATTFVMWGGREGTEYDSSKDLNAAFERYKEGLDTVAGYIKEKGYDLKIGLEPKPNEPRGDIFLPTIGHALGIIAELDNGDIVGLNPETGHEQMAGLNYTHGLAQALNAGKLFHIDLNGQAGPRYDQDKCFGHGDLASAFFTVDLLVNGFSNGGPRYEGPIHFDYKPSRTEGLEGVWESAAANMEMYLMLAEKAKAFRADPRTQEIMEAASVPELAQPTVAEGESLDDVRAEKYDVAALAAREYHYVELYQQAMRHLIG, from the coding sequence ATGAGAAAGCCTACAAAAGAAGATAAGTTCTCCTTCGGTCTGTGGACCGTGGGGTGGACCGGAACCGATCCTTTCGGCGGGGATTCCCGCCCGGCCCTGGACCCGTGGGTTTATACGGAAAAGCTTGCCGAGCTGGGCGCCTGGGGCATAACCTTCCATGACAATGACGTTTTCGCTTTCGACGCCAGCGATGCTGAGCGCGCCGAGCGGGTGGGCAAGGTCAAGGAAGCAGCCGATGCCAACGGCCTGACCATCGAAATGGTCACCACCAACACCTTCTCCCATCCCATCTTCAAGGACGGCGGCTTCACCAATAACGACCGCTCGATCCGGCGCTTCGGCCTCCAGAAGATCCTGCGTAACGTGGATCTGGCCGCGGAAGTTGGCGCCACCACCTTCGTGATGTGGGGCGGGCGCGAAGGAACCGAATACGATTCCTCCAAGGATCTCAACGCCGCGTTCGAACGCTACAAGGAAGGCCTGGATACGGTAGCCGGCTACATCAAGGAGAAGGGCTACGATCTCAAGATCGGCCTGGAACCCAAGCCGAACGAACCGCGCGGTGATATCTTCCTGCCCACCATCGGCCACGCCCTCGGCATTATTGCCGAGCTGGATAATGGCGATATCGTCGGCCTCAACCCGGAAACCGGGCATGAGCAGATGGCTGGCCTCAACTACACCCACGGGCTGGCCCAGGCCCTCAACGCCGGCAAGCTCTTCCATATCGACCTCAACGGCCAGGCCGGCCCCCGCTACGACCAGGATAAGTGCTTCGGTCACGGCGATCTGGCCTCCGCCTTCTTCACGGTGGACCTGCTGGTCAATGGCTTCTCCAACGGCGGCCCGCGCTACGAAGGCCCCATCCACTTCGATTACAAGCCCTCGCGCACCGAAGGCCTGGAAGGCGTATGGGAATCCGCGGCCGCGAATATGGAAATGTACCTCATGCTCGCGGAGAAGGCGAAGGCCTTCCGTGCCGACCCGCGCACCCAGGAAATCATGGAAGCTGCCTCGGTTCCCGAACTGGCGCAGCCCACCGTGGCCGAAGGTGAGAGCCTGGATGATGTGCGGGCGGAGAAGTACGACGTCGCAGCTCTGGCCGCGCGCGAATATCACTACGTTGAGCTCTACCAGCAGGCCATGCGCCACCTTATTGGCTAA
- a CDS encoding ROK family transcriptional regulator, producing the protein MENTKTVLASVLDSPEPPSRAQLATRTGLTRATVSRLVDYLLEVKLIEELPPVRPHVGRPASPLVAKAQTMVMIGMEVNLAYLSVVVMDLAGNILFTAVDQRDSRQASPHIVCETLSEMLGRWARPRGTTVLGTGLCVPGLVDRSRGIVVTAPNLGWADVDMVSQLRATIADLGRVIVVNEADAAAYGVLYQRPGALSATRDFIYVSGEVGIGAAVVAGGEVFEGTHGWAGEFGHMCVERSGPRCGCGSNGCLEQYVGQDALLRNAGMEREAGVGELIERFDAGDAGVRDAVDLAAVSLGSALANALNLLDLDTVVFGGNFALLYLRLEMILRSELKYRVLASRWKDIELLVDEHGNTAAAIGICLQHFEIFLEDPNSWLEPELA; encoded by the coding sequence GTGGAAAATACCAAAACGGTGTTGGCGTCCGTTTTGGACAGTCCGGAACCGCCCTCGCGCGCCCAGCTTGCTACCCGCACCGGCCTTACCCGCGCGACCGTGTCTCGCCTGGTCGATTACCTCCTGGAGGTCAAGCTCATCGAGGAGCTGCCCCCGGTGCGCCCGCACGTGGGTCGGCCCGCCAGCCCCCTGGTCGCCAAAGCGCAAACCATGGTCATGATCGGGATGGAAGTGAATCTGGCCTACCTTTCCGTGGTGGTCATGGACCTGGCCGGCAATATTCTTTTCACCGCGGTGGACCAGCGCGATTCCCGCCAGGCATCCCCCCACATTGTGTGCGAGACGCTCAGTGAGATGCTGGGGCGGTGGGCCCGTCCGCGCGGCACCACGGTGCTGGGCACGGGATTATGCGTGCCCGGATTGGTGGATCGCAGCCGTGGGATCGTAGTGACGGCTCCGAATCTGGGCTGGGCGGATGTTGATATGGTGAGCCAGCTGCGCGCCACCATCGCGGATCTTGGCCGGGTGATCGTCGTGAACGAGGCTGATGCTGCCGCGTACGGAGTGCTCTACCAGCGTCCCGGGGCGCTCTCGGCCACCCGCGATTTCATTTACGTGTCCGGCGAGGTCGGCATTGGCGCCGCGGTGGTGGCCGGAGGTGAAGTCTTCGAAGGAACGCACGGCTGGGCCGGGGAATTCGGGCACATGTGCGTGGAACGCTCCGGGCCGCGCTGCGGATGCGGCTCCAACGGGTGCTTGGAACAGTACGTGGGTCAAGACGCACTCCTGCGGAACGCCGGAATGGAGCGGGAAGCGGGCGTGGGTGAACTGATAGAAAGGTTCGACGCCGGGGATGCTGGTGTGAGAGATGCTGTTGATCTGGCTGCGGTATCCCTCGGATCAGCCCTCGCGAACGCCCTCAACCTCCTTGATCTCGACACGGTGGTTTTCGGTGGGAACTTCGCCCTCCTCTACCTTCGCCTGGAGATGATCCTGCGCTCCGAACTCAAATATCGGGTGCTGGCTTCGCGCTGGAAGGATATTGAATTGCTCGTCGATGAGCACGGGAATACCGCCGCGGCCATCGGGATATGCCTCCAGCATTTTGAGATCTTCCTCGAGGATCCCAACTCCTGGCTGGAACCGGAACTCGCCTAA
- the xylB gene encoding xylulokinase — MPLVAGVDSSTQSTKVLIIDTETAQIVRQGKAPHPAGTEVDPQAWLDALRAAITAVGGLDDISGIAVGGQQHGLVALDAAGEVIRPALLWNDTKSAPAARALTEEFGREFWAQATGSVPVASLTVTKLRYLADAEPENAARIRAICLPHDWLTWKLSGSTDLGDLATDRSDASGTGYVDCATDAYRYDILAAALRIPESAAREIILPRIAAPFEAVGNLDAQWLSSGSATHTIPIGPGAGDNAGAALGLGLRGGQASLSIGTSGVIATVSDHPVQDATSGVAGFSDANGQWLPLACTLNGSLIQDYFRSILDVSFEELGELAESAAPGAGGITLIPYFLGERTPNLPSARAHLGGLTAANFTRANLARAAYEGLACLMRGALEALRAGGITIDNAMLIGGGAQSRVLVQILADVLEIPLALPEPGEYVAKGAAYQAARVAGLDCPADAWAPRITARFTPRPGNPTWPAYQALARTLENVGS, encoded by the coding sequence ATGCCACTCGTTGCCGGAGTTGATAGCTCCACCCAGTCCACCAAAGTCCTCATTATTGATACCGAGACCGCTCAGATTGTGCGGCAGGGTAAAGCCCCTCACCCGGCTGGAACCGAAGTGGATCCGCAGGCCTGGCTTGATGCGCTGCGCGCTGCGATTACCGCGGTCGGTGGGCTCGATGATATTTCCGGTATCGCCGTGGGCGGCCAGCAGCACGGCCTGGTGGCCCTCGATGCCGCCGGGGAGGTTATTCGCCCCGCGTTGCTGTGGAACGATACCAAGTCCGCTCCCGCCGCGCGGGCCCTCACGGAAGAATTCGGGCGGGAGTTTTGGGCGCAGGCAACCGGCTCTGTTCCAGTTGCTTCCCTTACCGTCACGAAATTACGCTACCTGGCCGATGCCGAGCCGGAGAACGCCGCGCGGATTCGTGCAATCTGCCTGCCCCACGATTGGCTGACCTGGAAGCTCTCCGGCTCCACCGATCTAGGCGATCTTGCCACCGACCGCTCGGATGCTTCGGGTACGGGATACGTGGATTGCGCTACCGACGCGTACCGCTACGATATCCTCGCCGCGGCGCTGCGCATTCCCGAATCGGCCGCGCGGGAGATTATTCTGCCGCGTATTGCCGCGCCTTTTGAGGCGGTGGGGAATCTTGACGCACAGTGGCTGAGCAGCGGAAGCGCTACCCACACGATCCCCATTGGCCCGGGCGCCGGGGACAATGCCGGGGCCGCCCTAGGTTTGGGGTTGCGCGGCGGGCAGGCCTCGCTTTCCATCGGGACGTCCGGGGTGATCGCCACGGTCTCCGACCATCCGGTTCAGGATGCCACTTCGGGGGTCGCCGGGTTTTCTGATGCGAATGGCCAGTGGCTCCCGCTCGCCTGCACCCTCAACGGCTCCCTCATCCAGGATTATTTCCGCAGCATCCTGGATGTTTCTTTCGAGGAGCTCGGCGAACTGGCCGAATCCGCAGCGCCGGGCGCGGGTGGAATCACCCTGATCCCTTATTTCCTCGGCGAGCGCACCCCGAATCTTCCCAGTGCCCGCGCGCATCTGGGCGGTTTGACGGCCGCGAATTTCACCCGCGCGAATCTGGCCCGCGCCGCCTACGAAGGCCTGGCCTGCCTCATGCGCGGGGCCCTCGAAGCGCTGCGGGCCGGCGGCATCACCATCGATAACGCCATGCTTATTGGCGGGGGCGCCCAATCGCGGGTGCTCGTCCAGATCCTCGCGGATGTGCTGGAGATTCCCCTCGCCCTGCCCGAGCCGGGTGAATACGTGGCCAAGGGTGCGGCCTATCAAGCCGCGCGGGTAGCGGGACTCGACTGTCCGGCCGACGCCTGGGCTCCGCGCATCACCGCCCGCTTCACACCGCGCCCTGGCAACCCGACCTGGCCCGCTTACCAGGCCTTGGCGCGTACCCTGGAGAACGTGGGAAGCTAA
- a CDS encoding aldose 1-epimerase translates to MIVTTERECAGRTVTLRAATRGATLLSYRLGETEVIDGYRNPAELRELNGFRSAVLVPWSNRIRAGRYPAALYHGDDAAVRAHLHAEVPVNGVHSVPEPLPDTEPGLHGLVTTREFEVIRAENGVLEFGTRLDANSVYPFELAVNIVYSIGEDGSLHVRLRAENLSEAAAPVALGWHPYFRLAGPLEDARLSLDCRARIATDAALIPCDGAGAFAPCEPLADSPIDPATDWAYARLADSAGPDAGAAGAGGGAVGSAGNTDGSADGSGGARVGVGAGAGWNVARLRTGNREVALWARLGDWPSKNFHIFAGSGLARDAGQAVAMEPCQALPDAFNRAEGRKMLLEPGARRELEARVVVTEVAGA, encoded by the coding sequence ATGATCGTCACCACTGAACGCGAGTGCGCGGGCCGGACCGTTACGCTGCGCGCGGCCACTCGCGGCGCCACCCTGCTCAGCTATCGCCTGGGCGAGACCGAGGTTATCGACGGCTACCGCAACCCCGCTGAGCTGCGCGAACTTAACGGTTTCCGCAGCGCCGTGCTGGTGCCGTGGTCTAATCGCATCCGCGCGGGGCGCTACCCGGCCGCGCTCTATCATGGCGACGACGCCGCCGTGCGTGCTCACCTCCACGCCGAGGTTCCAGTAAACGGCGTTCACAGCGTGCCGGAGCCGCTTCCCGATACGGAACCGGGCCTGCACGGCCTCGTCACTACCCGGGAATTCGAGGTTATCCGCGCGGAGAATGGCGTTCTTGAGTTCGGGACCCGGCTGGATGCGAACAGTGTTTACCCCTTCGAGCTTGCCGTAAACATTGTTTACAGCATCGGGGAGGATGGCTCCTTGCACGTGCGCTTGCGCGCCGAGAACCTCAGCGAGGCAGCCGCGCCGGTAGCGCTTGGCTGGCATCCGTATTTCCGGCTCGCCGGCCCGCTGGAGGATGCGCGCCTGAGCCTGGACTGCCGGGCGCGTATCGCCACCGATGCCGCGCTTATTCCGTGCGACGGCGCCGGCGCTTTCGCGCCGTGCGAGCCGCTCGCGGACTCCCCCATCGACCCGGCCACGGATTGGGCCTACGCGCGGCTTGCCGATAGCGCCGGGCCGGATGCGGGTGCGGCCGGGGCTGGCGGCGGTGCGGTCGGTTCGGCCGGTAATACCGACGGAAGTGCGGACGGAAGTGGTGGCGCTAGGGTGGGCGTTGGCGCCGGGGCGGGCTGGAATGTGGCGCGCCTGCGCACCGGAAACCGCGAGGTGGCTCTGTGGGCGCGCCTGGGTGACTGGCCGTCAAAGAATTTCCATATTTTTGCTGGCTCCGGGCTGGCGCGCGACGCTGGTCAAGCGGTGGCCATGGAACCGTGCCAAGCGTTGCCCGATGCTTTCAACCGAGCCGAAGGCCGCAAAATGCTGCTGGAGCCGGGCGCTCGCCGAGAGCTCGAAGCGCGGGTTGTGGTGACGGAGGTTGCTGGCGCGTAG